A section of the Leptospira kobayashii genome encodes:
- a CDS encoding glycosyltransferase family 2 protein: MKSIPFKSMSTPLVSIILPTFHRPDATKKAIESVISQTYGNWELIVVDDGSKDTTWSALLSAYPGWKSKLTSFGKNTKSIQLHQTTHRGVSSARNFGVERSGGEWICFLDSDDLWLPEKLSKQINYHKDHPEIRISQTNEIWIKNGNKVKPLDKHRKREGDIFRESLELCLITPSSVILNKELWKETGGFDERLLTCEDYDLWIRITVENELVGLLEEELMIRHGGHTDQLSGKYNAMERFRLYSQLKLWNSTLEENINKPGSHSEKKDLLKTSILNRIQVLEAGRKKRNKEIGFLHHFKDDLERESKSPGDLMHVLLNESDWN, from the coding sequence TTGAAAAGTATTCCCTTTAAATCCATGTCTACTCCTCTTGTTTCCATCATCCTTCCCACATTCCATCGTCCTGATGCTACGAAGAAAGCGATCGAATCCGTTATTTCCCAAACTTACGGAAACTGGGAGCTGATTGTCGTAGATGACGGCTCGAAAGATACTACCTGGTCCGCTTTGCTCAGTGCTTATCCCGGATGGAAATCGAAGCTTACCAGTTTCGGTAAAAATACAAAATCCATACAGCTTCACCAAACAACTCATAGGGGAGTATCCAGTGCGCGCAACTTCGGAGTGGAGAGATCCGGCGGAGAATGGATTTGTTTTTTGGATTCGGATGATCTTTGGCTACCGGAAAAACTTTCCAAACAAATCAATTATCATAAAGATCATCCTGAAATTCGAATTTCACAAACGAATGAGATATGGATCAAAAACGGAAACAAAGTAAAACCTTTGGACAAACATAGGAAAAGAGAAGGGGATATCTTTCGGGAAAGTCTTGAACTTTGTCTGATCACTCCCTCCAGTGTGATTCTAAATAAGGAATTGTGGAAAGAAACAGGGGGGTTCGATGAAAGACTTCTTACTTGTGAAGACTACGATCTCTGGATTCGCATAACAGTTGAAAACGAATTGGTCGGACTTTTGGAAGAAGAATTGATGATTCGCCACGGAGGGCATACGGATCAACTTTCCGGCAAGTACAACGCGATGGAACGGTTTCGATTGTATTCCCAACTGAAACTTTGGAATTCCACTCTGGAAGAAAATATAAATAAGCCCGGTTCCCATTCGGAAAAAAAAGATCTCTTGAAGACGAGCATTCTAAATCGAATTCAAGTATTGGAAGCGGGAAGAAAAAAAAGAAATAAGGAAATCGGTTTTTTACATCATTTTAAAGATGATTTGGAAAGGGAGAGTAAGTCACCCGGGGATCTTATGCACGTTCTTCTGAACGAATCCGATTGGAATTAA
- a CDS encoding succinate dehydrogenase/fumarate reductase iron-sulfur subunit, translated as MKLHLKVWRQKNSSDKGKMVSYEADNVNEHMSFLEMLDVVNEGLISKGDEPIAFDHDCREGICGMCSMVINGVPHGPEKGTTTCQLHMRKFNDGDTVYIEPWRAKAFPVVKDLVVDRSAFDRVIQAGGYVSVNTGGAPDGNALPISKVNADLAMDAATCIGCGACVAACKNASAMLFVSAKVSHLALLPQGQVEKKERVRKMVAAMDKEGFGNCTNQYECEAACPKEISVNFITKLNREFIAS; from the coding sequence ATGAAATTACACCTCAAAGTTTGGAGACAAAAAAACTCTAGTGATAAAGGAAAGATGGTCAGCTACGAAGCTGATAATGTGAACGAACACATGTCTTTTCTCGAAATGTTGGATGTTGTCAATGAAGGTTTGATCTCCAAAGGGGATGAGCCGATTGCTTTCGACCATGACTGCCGTGAAGGAATTTGCGGAATGTGTTCCATGGTGATCAACGGTGTTCCTCACGGTCCTGAAAAAGGAACGACCACATGCCAGCTTCATATGAGAAAGTTCAATGACGGAGATACCGTTTATATCGAGCCTTGGAGAGCAAAAGCTTTTCCAGTGGTAAAAGATTTAGTGGTAGATCGTTCTGCATTTGATCGTGTCATCCAAGCAGGCGGTTATGTATCCGTAAATACAGGCGGTGCTCCTGACGGAAACGCGCTTCCCATTTCGAAAGTGAACGCCGACCTTGCAATGGATGCTGCAACTTGTATCGGATGCGGTGCTTGTGTCGCTGCTTGTAAAAATGCATCGGCTATGCTATTCGTATCCGCAAAAGTTTCGCATCTCGCTCTTCTACCTCAAGGTCAAGTTGAGAAAAAAGAAAGAGTTCGCAAAATGGTGGCGGCAATGGACAAAGAAGGATTTGGAAATTGCACAAACCAATACGAATGTGAGGCTGCTTGTCCGAAAGAGATTTCGGTAAATTTTATCACAAAACTCAATAGAGAGTTTATCGCTAGTTAA
- a CDS encoding fumarate reductase/succinate dehydrogenase flavoprotein subunit: MKLDAKIPSGPIENKWDKHKQDIKLVNPANKRKYKVIIVGSGLAGASAAATLSELGYDVSVFCFQDSPRRAHSIAAQGGINAAKNYQNDGDSVYRLFYDTVKGGDFRAREGNVYRLAQVSTNIIDQCVAQGVPFAREYGGTLSNRSFGGAQVSRTFYAKGQTGQQLLLGAYSALEKQIAKGAVKMYARTEMLELVLIDGHAKGIVVRDLVTGEISSHAGDSVILATGGYGNVFYLSTNAKGSNVTATFRAYKKGAAFANPCYTQIHPTCIPQSGDYQSKLTLMSESLRNDGRVWVPKKKGDLRAPHEIPENERDYYLERKYPSYGNLAPRDISSRSAKEACDNGLGVGPLVGDKRLGVYLDFSDSIKRLGEPVVADRYDNLFQMYERITGENPYKVPMRIYPAVHYTMGGLWVDYNLMSNIPGLHVLGEANFSDHGANRLGASALMQGLADGYFVIPYTIGDYFAKEGHKNISTDRPEFKEAEARVKEMTSKFLSINGKRTPDDFHRELGKLLWDKCGMARTDAGLKEALKKIPELKEEFWKNLKVAGNGGELNQELEKAGRTADFLEFGELMCLDALKREESCGGHFREEYQTEEGEAQRNDDKFCHVTAWEYKGDGKTPEEHREPLEYENIHLAVRSYK, from the coding sequence ATGAAATTAGATGCAAAAATACCATCCGGTCCGATTGAAAATAAATGGGACAAACACAAACAAGATATCAAACTTGTAAACCCGGCAAACAAACGTAAATATAAAGTCATTATCGTAGGCTCCGGTCTTGCCGGTGCTTCCGCTGCGGCAACATTATCCGAGTTAGGTTATGATGTTTCCGTTTTTTGTTTTCAGGATTCACCCAGACGCGCCCACTCGATTGCCGCACAAGGCGGGATCAACGCTGCGAAAAACTACCAAAACGACGGAGACTCCGTTTACCGTTTGTTCTATGATACGGTCAAAGGGGGAGACTTCCGCGCTCGGGAAGGTAACGTTTACCGCCTAGCTCAAGTGTCCACAAATATCATTGACCAATGCGTTGCCCAAGGAGTTCCTTTTGCCCGCGAATACGGAGGAACTCTTTCCAACCGTTCCTTCGGTGGTGCACAAGTATCCCGTACTTTTTATGCAAAAGGTCAAACAGGACAACAATTGCTGCTCGGCGCCTACTCTGCCCTTGAAAAGCAAATCGCAAAGGGTGCGGTGAAAATGTATGCAAGAACGGAAATGTTGGAACTCGTTTTGATAGACGGTCATGCCAAAGGAATCGTAGTTCGTGATTTGGTTACCGGTGAGATTTCTTCTCATGCTGGTGATTCGGTGATCCTGGCAACGGGGGGATACGGAAACGTATTTTATCTTTCCACCAATGCGAAAGGTTCCAACGTAACGGCTACTTTCCGTGCTTATAAAAAAGGTGCTGCTTTCGCAAATCCTTGTTATACGCAAATCCACCCTACTTGCATTCCTCAATCGGGAGATTATCAATCCAAACTGACACTTATGTCCGAGTCTCTTCGTAACGACGGAAGAGTTTGGGTTCCTAAAAAGAAAGGAGACCTTCGTGCTCCTCATGAAATCCCGGAAAACGAAAGAGATTATTATCTCGAAAGAAAATACCCTTCATATGGAAACTTAGCTCCTCGTGATATTTCATCCCGCTCGGCAAAAGAAGCATGTGACAACGGTTTGGGTGTCGGACCTCTTGTAGGTGACAAACGACTCGGTGTTTATTTGGATTTTTCCGATTCCATCAAAAGATTGGGAGAGCCGGTAGTAGCGGATCGTTACGATAACCTTTTCCAGATGTATGAAAGAATCACCGGTGAAAACCCATACAAAGTTCCGATGCGTATTTATCCTGCCGTCCACTATACTATGGGTGGTCTTTGGGTGGATTACAACCTGATGTCCAATATTCCCGGATTACATGTGTTAGGCGAAGCGAACTTTTCCGATCACGGAGCCAACAGATTGGGTGCCTCGGCACTTATGCAGGGACTTGCGGACGGATATTTCGTGATTCCTTATACGATCGGAGACTACTTCGCAAAAGAAGGTCATAAAAACATTTCTACGGATCGTCCTGAATTCAAAGAAGCGGAAGCTCGTGTTAAAGAGATGACTTCCAAATTTCTTTCCATTAACGGAAAAAGAACCCCGGATGATTTCCATAGAGAACTTGGGAAATTGCTTTGGGACAAATGCGGTATGGCAAGAACGGACGCTGGACTCAAAGAAGCGCTTAAAAAGATTCCTGAGCTGAAAGAAGAATTCTGGAAAAACTTGAAAGTAGCGGGTAACGGCGGAGAGCTCAACCAGGAATTGGAAAAAGCGGGACGCACTGCCGACTTCTTAGAGTTTGGCGAACTTATGTGTTTGGACGCTCTCAAACGGGAAGAATCCTGCGGAGGTCACTTCCGGGAAGAATACCAAACCGAGGAAGGAGAAGCGCAAAGAAACGATGACAAGTTCTGTCACGTAACCGCTTGGGAATACAAAGGAGACGGAAAAACTCCTGAAGAACACAGAGAACCTCTGGAATATGAAAACATCCACCTTGCCGTAAGGAGCTATAAATAG
- a CDS encoding succinate dehydrogenase cytochrome b subunit — MTLSLDFFRSSIGKKIIMAITGFIWFGFVIAHMLGNLQVFQGPEKLNAYAKFLKDLGPLLWVARIGLLVAFFGHVITAILLKKENSAARPVAYKKQATIQASGASRTMFYSGLLLLTFLIYHLLHFTFGVTNPDHYTFEYTLKNGEVVHDVYAMVILGFQQLPIALAYIFFMVFLSLHFSHALASMFQTLGILAPKHFPVIEKTAIGLALIVFIGNSSMPVSILLGWVK; from the coding sequence ATGACCTTGAGTCTGGACTTCTTTCGTTCATCCATAGGAAAGAAGATCATTATGGCCATCACCGGATTTATCTGGTTCGGTTTCGTGATCGCGCATATGCTGGGAAACTTACAAGTTTTTCAAGGACCCGAAAAACTAAATGCTTATGCTAAGTTTTTAAAAGATCTTGGACCCTTACTTTGGGTTGCACGCATCGGTTTACTTGTCGCTTTTTTCGGACATGTAATCACGGCTATACTTCTTAAAAAAGAAAATTCCGCAGCAAGACCGGTTGCCTATAAAAAACAAGCTACGATCCAAGCCTCCGGAGCTTCCCGCACAATGTTTTATAGCGGACTACTGCTTCTTACCTTTCTTATCTACCACTTGCTTCATTTTACTTTCGGTGTAACCAATCCTGATCATTACACTTTCGAGTACACTTTGAAAAACGGAGAAGTAGTTCATGATGTGTATGCTATGGTGATTTTGGGATTTCAGCAACTACCGATCGCTCTCGCATATATCTTTTTTATGGTTTTTCTCTCCCTTCATTTTTCCCATGCGCTGGCTTCCATGTTTCAAACTCTTGGCATCCTTGCCCCGAAACATTTTCCGGTGATTGAAAAAACCGCAATCGGTTTAGCGCTAATAGTATTTATCGGAAATAGTTCCATGCCAGTTTCCATCCTGCTCGGATGGGTGAAGTAA
- a CDS encoding SPFH domain-containing protein gives MKNKKFLASVFLLIIASTFFITGCEKVPAGYVGVKVYLLGSSKGVDSEELGVGRYWVGINEELYLYPTFTKTYVWTADYQEDSETNESIDIQTKEGLTVNADVGIQFRVEPDKANVLFQTYRRGIDEITDSVLRTAVRDVLNRLASSMTSDMIYGQGRVELIEKSTEAVKQEFAAKGIIVERLYWIGTMRLPEKVKQALDAKIEQIQKAEQRENELREAVAQAKIEKAKAEGTANQIRLESQQLTPLMIQKMWIEKWDGRLPQQMLGDKSTILVPFNK, from the coding sequence ATGAAAAATAAAAAATTCTTAGCATCGGTCTTTTTGCTTATCATTGCCTCCACCTTCTTTATTACCGGTTGTGAAAAAGTACCGGCAGGTTATGTTGGTGTAAAGGTTTACTTACTCGGTTCGAGCAAAGGAGTTGATTCGGAAGAATTGGGAGTGGGTCGTTATTGGGTGGGAATCAACGAAGAGCTTTATCTCTATCCTACATTTACCAAAACCTATGTGTGGACGGCGGACTATCAGGAAGATTCGGAAACAAACGAATCCATAGATATCCAAACTAAAGAAGGTCTGACGGTCAATGCGGATGTGGGAATTCAATTTCGAGTGGAACCGGACAAAGCGAATGTGTTATTCCAAACTTACAGAAGAGGAATTGATGAAATTACAGACAGTGTTTTGCGCACTGCGGTAAGGGATGTATTGAACCGACTCGCATCCAGTATGACTTCCGATATGATTTACGGGCAGGGAAGAGTGGAACTCATTGAAAAATCGACCGAAGCCGTAAAACAGGAGTTTGCTGCAAAAGGAATCATAGTGGAGAGACTTTATTGGATCGGAACCATGAGATTACCCGAAAAAGTCAAACAAGCTCTAGATGCAAAAATAGAACAGATTCAAAAAGCGGAACAAAGGGAAAACGAATTGAGAGAAGCCGTTGCCCAAGCCAAAATAGAAAAAGCGAAGGCGGAAGGTACTGCCAACCAAATCAGACTGGAATCCCAACAACTCACACCCCTTATGATCCAAAAAATGTGGATTGAAAAATGGGATGGTAGGCTCCCCCAACAAATGCTAGGTGATAAATCGACAATACTGGTTCCTTTCAATAAATAA
- a CDS encoding serine hydrolase domain-containing protein, whose amino-acid sequence MSTQQRFFVFTFLLITLNIGCQEPSVRLETNACSSPISDSFWQPANAHESGFATDAFCQVLKEYSEKNNLLHSLLIERHGKLVAEIYHNGKDSPLNIRYGFRLPFDGESVFDKDSLHDVRSVSKSVVSLLFGIAVEKKLIHEIDSSVLASFPELADLETVQHSSVTWRHLLTMSSGLDWKEWARGFLTNDEARLYWKKDLVRFVFERPMIAPAGKVFNYNGGGTSVLAEILTKETGKSLEDLAAEWLFHPIGINDYEWVKDRHGRALAFGGLRLRPRDMLKLGRLMLNGGVWEKKQIVPKNWIEDSLKSHITTNITILTGDDSPLEYGYQWWTGETRLSNRTVSWQAALGNGGQRIYIVPDLDMVVVTTAGEYGSASIGKEVGRLLDKILATAN is encoded by the coding sequence ATGTCAACACAGCAACGGTTTTTCGTTTTCACATTTCTTCTTATTACTCTGAATATAGGATGTCAGGAACCTAGTGTTCGACTGGAAACAAATGCCTGTTCCTCTCCGATATCCGATTCATTTTGGCAACCTGCAAATGCACATGAGTCGGGCTTTGCAACAGACGCGTTTTGTCAGGTGCTGAAAGAATACTCTGAGAAAAACAATCTCTTACATTCTCTTTTGATTGAGCGTCATGGTAAGCTTGTCGCTGAAATTTATCATAATGGAAAGGACAGCCCTTTGAACATAAGATACGGTTTTCGTTTGCCTTTCGATGGAGAATCCGTTTTCGACAAGGACAGTTTGCATGATGTGCGATCTGTAAGCAAAAGCGTTGTATCTTTGTTATTCGGAATCGCGGTGGAGAAAAAACTTATACATGAAATCGATTCCAGTGTGCTTGCTTCCTTTCCCGAACTAGCTGATTTGGAAACAGTCCAACATAGCTCGGTTACCTGGAGACATTTGCTTACGATGAGCAGCGGTCTGGATTGGAAAGAATGGGCTCGCGGATTTTTGACAAATGATGAGGCAAGGTTGTACTGGAAAAAAGACCTGGTGAGATTTGTTTTTGAACGACCCATGATTGCGCCTGCGGGAAAAGTATTTAATTATAACGGCGGAGGGACTTCCGTTCTTGCGGAAATTCTTACGAAAGAAACCGGAAAATCTCTGGAAGATTTGGCGGCCGAATGGCTTTTTCATCCGATCGGAATTAATGATTATGAATGGGTAAAGGATCGGCACGGACGCGCACTTGCTTTCGGAGGATTGCGCCTGCGACCCCGTGATATGTTAAAATTAGGAAGGCTTATGTTGAATGGAGGTGTATGGGAGAAAAAGCAAATCGTTCCCAAAAACTGGATTGAAGATTCACTCAAATCACATATTACCACAAATATCACAATACTCACCGGTGACGATAGTCCTTTAGAATACGGATACCAATGGTGGACCGGAGAAACTCGTCTTTCCAATCGAACTGTCTCTTGGCAAGCGGCTCTCGGAAACGGCGGACAACGGATTTATATTGTTCCTGATCTGGATATGGTTGTTGTTACGACTGCGGGAGAATATGGTTCCGCAAGCATTGGCAAAGAGGTTGGCAGATTACTGGATAAAATCCTCGCGACTGCAAATTGA
- a CDS encoding DUF1272 domain-containing protein, translating into MLELRPNCENCGKLLPPESTEAMICSFECTFCIHCYESFLENVCPNCGGGFSPRPIRPKNNWKNNNSLSKYPASTKAIHKPLNQTEHSLFAKEISKIAPIER; encoded by the coding sequence ATGTTAGAACTCAGACCCAATTGTGAAAATTGCGGTAAGTTACTTCCGCCCGAATCTACCGAAGCAATGATCTGTTCTTTTGAATGCACATTTTGTATTCATTGTTACGAAAGTTTTTTAGAAAATGTCTGCCCCAATTGCGGCGGAGGTTTCAGTCCAAGGCCGATTCGTCCCAAGAATAATTGGAAAAACAATAACAGCTTATCCAAATATCCCGCAAGTACCAAAGCGATTCACAAACCCTTGAACCAAACGGAACATTCTTTATTTGCGAAAGAAATTTCTAAAATTGCACCTATAGAAAGATAA
- a CDS encoding L,D-transpeptidase family protein, whose amino-acid sequence MKFSRFRLPKIHFVLVTFVLSLFLFSRGIVANGADKISDSDPKQLVFVIQEPNQTRGRIHFYELIDGEWVENLPSFLVSIGQTGMISSSLKQEGDGKTPTGDYPVLRVFGYDENPTLGFPYHRITKDDYWVDDVKSKYYNLHIKHKSKSKSIHPLLRADGFYRLMIVIEYNTVNPEKGRGSMIFIHPWEDLTKPTFGCIGVPFEKLKEMVFWLKFEKNPRIFISENKSEDNVTP is encoded by the coding sequence TTGAAATTTTCCCGTTTCCGGCTCCCAAAAATCCATTTCGTTTTAGTGACTTTCGTTTTGAGTTTGTTTTTATTTTCTCGGGGCATTGTGGCCAATGGGGCGGATAAAATCTCGGATTCCGATCCGAAACAATTGGTTTTTGTAATCCAGGAACCGAATCAAACTAGAGGGAGGATTCATTTTTACGAGCTTATCGACGGGGAATGGGTGGAAAACCTTCCTTCTTTTCTTGTATCTATCGGCCAGACAGGGATGATTTCTTCTTCTCTCAAACAGGAAGGGGATGGTAAAACTCCTACGGGAGATTATCCTGTTTTACGTGTTTTCGGTTATGATGAAAATCCGACTTTAGGATTTCCTTACCATAGGATCACAAAAGATGACTATTGGGTAGATGATGTAAAATCAAAATATTATAATTTACATATAAAACATAAGTCGAAATCAAAATCAATTCATCCTTTACTTCGGGCCGACGGCTTCTATCGCCTTATGATAGTTATAGAATACAACACTGTGAATCCGGAGAAGGGCAGGGGAAGCATGATTTTCATCCATCCCTGGGAAGATTTGACAAAGCCAACCTTCGGTTGTATCGGGGTGCCATTTGAAAAATTGAAAGAAATGGTGTTTTGGTTGAAGTTTGAAAAAAATCCCAGGATCTTTATTTCCGAAAATAAATCCGAAGACAATGTGACTCCTTAA